From a region of the Impatiens glandulifera chromosome 4, dImpGla2.1, whole genome shotgun sequence genome:
- the LOC124936013 gene encoding uncharacterized protein LOC124936013 yields the protein MGKQGKKAGGHRQKASRREAFNSHEEVDHETSLYSQSANGGQEDPIDSSVSKLSLSDQSGEEDVQEDDRNAINSSHNIIPSKFCLYQQSVQSPKGDISYLLKFFLNYVGGRLPLHLQEDFCGTALLSTEWLRSDSRRTAVGLDLDDEALNWCIENNLYQIGAEDNARISLFHGNVLNPLESQLLVFSENQLSKEETIKHEEDDKKEGLVLMKDMKLPARDIVCAFNYSCCCLHNRRELISYFKHALFSLSKKSGIFVMDLYGGTSSECELKLQRKFPNFMYTWEQAEFDIITRQTRISLHYRLKKQKKKIENAFSYSWRLWTLPEIKECLEEAGFRSVHFWMREMPASDEIKSIEGFGSGRDVKYEEVVSFEQRDSWNAYIVGVA from the exons ATGGGTAAGCAAGGAAAGAAAGCAGGAGGACATCGTCAGAAAGCTTCACGAAGGGAAGCTTTTAACAGTCACGAAGAAGTAGACCATGAAACTTCATTATACAGTCAAAGCGCCAATGGTGGACAAGAAGACCCAATTGACTCTTCTGTTTCCAAACTATCCCTTTCCGATCAATCTGGAGAAGAAGATGTTCAAGAAGACGATCGAAATGCTATCAACTCATCACACAACATCATTCCTTCAAAGTTCTGTTTATATCAACAATCTGTTCAG TCCCCTAAAGGAGATATAAGCTATCTGTTGAAATTCTTCTTGAATTATGTTGGTGGGAGATTGCCTCTTCATCTCCAAGAAGATTTTTGCGGCACTGCTCTCCTTAG TACTGAATGGCTTCGAAGTGACTCGAGAAGAACTGCAGTTGGTTTGGATTTGGACGATGAGGCACTAAATTGGTGTATAGAGAACAATCTGTACCAAATTGGTGCTGAAGATAATGCAAGGATTTCTCTTTTTCATGGCAATGTTTTGAATCCTCTTGAGTCTCAGTTATTAGtcttttctgaaaaccaacttTCTAAAGAGGAAACTATTAAACATGAAGAAGATGATAAGAAAGAAGGTTTAGTTTTAATGAAAGACATGAAGTTGCCGGCTAGAGATATTGTTTGCGCTTTCAATTACAGTTGTTGCTGCCTCCACAATCGTCGAGAGcttatttcatatttcaaacACGCCCTTTTTTCCTTGTCTAAGAAAAGTGGTATATTTGTTATGGATCTTTATGGTGGAACATCGTCTGAATGTGAGCTAAAACTTCAAAGAAAGTTTCCCAATTTCATG TATACTTGGGAGCAGGCTGAGTTTGACATAATTACGCGCCAAACTAGAATTAGTCTCCATTATCGTCTCAAGaagcagaagaagaagattgaaaatGCATTTTCGTACAGCTGGAGATT GTGGACTTTGCCAGAGATCAAAGAATGCCTAGAGGAAGCAGGATTTCGATCTGTTCATTTCTGGATGAGGGAGATGCCAGCTTCCGATGAGATCAAAAGTATAGAAGGGTTTGGTTCGGGGCGTGATGTGAAATATGAAGAGGTTGTAAGCTTTGAACAAAGAGATTCGTGGAATGCTTATATTGTTGGCGTCGCATAG
- the LOC124936599 gene encoding cell division cycle 20.2, cofactor of APC complex-like translates to MNFNSRFPIHDRFLQRKNERENLDRFIPNRRATNYDYARSMLTGNKGKVILHADKEKEAYRKVLAEAFNMNSRTRILAFKNKPHIPIDPIPDHFTSSSSSSNLNNTSKSLKPRRLIPQTSERTLDAPDMVDDFYLNLLDWGSTNVLAVALGSTVYMWDATNGSISELVTVDDDCGPVTSVKWAPDGRHIALGLNDSHVQLWDSASNRQLRTLSGGHSSRVGSLDWNNHILTTGDMDGKIINNDVRVRQHVVEEFIGHRQEVCGLKWSASGQQLASGGNDNLIHIWDRSTASSNSPTQWLHRLEDHNAAVKALAWCPFQSNLLASGGGGGDGCIKLWNTQTGARLNSHNTGSQVCGLVWNKNQRELLSCHGYSENNLSLWKYPSMVKVAELYGHTSRVLFMTQSPDGNTVATAAGDETLRIWKAFGTPSSSDAEVAKKSKTNNEPFARWNRIR, encoded by the exons atgaatttcaaTTCGCGATTCCCTATTCATGATCGGTTTCTTCAACGTAAAAATGAACGAGAAAAC TTGGATAGGTTTATTCCAAATAGAAGGGCTACCAACTACGATTATGCGCGTTCTATGTTGACAGGTAATAAAGGTAAGGTAATTCTTCATGCagataaagaaaaagaagcaTACAGGAAGGTATTGGCGGAGGCATTTAACATGAATAGTAGAACTCGTATACTAGCTTTCAAGAACAAGCCTCACATACCCATTGACCCCATTCCCGACCAttttacttcttcttcttcttcttcaaatctTAACAATACTTCAAAATCTTTAAAGCCTCGCCGTCTCATTCCTCAG ACATCTGAAAGAACACTTGATGCTCCGGACATGGtggatgatttttatttgaatttacttGACTGGGGAAGCACCAATGTTCTAGCCGTAGCCCTTGGTTCAACAGTCTATATGTGGGATGCAACAAACGGATCAATATCTGAGCTAGTCACGGTTGATGATGATTGTGGCCCTGTGACCAGCGTCAAGTGGGCTCCTGATGGAAGGCACATTGCTCTGGGGTTGAATGATTCTCATGTCCAGCTTTGGGATTCCGCTTCGAACAGACAGTTAAGGACCTTAAGTGGAGGACACAGCTCTCGAGTTGGTTCTCTTGACTGGAACAATCACATACTAACAACAGGGGATATGGATGGAAAGATTATAAACAATGATGTGAGAGTAAGACAACATGTAGTGGAGGAATTCATAGGGCATAGACAAGAAGTTTGCGGGCTGAAGTGGTCTGCCTCAGGGCAGCAGTTGGCAAGCGGTGGAAACGATAATCTGATTCACATTTGGGATAGATCCACGGCTTCTTCCAATTCCCCTACCCAGTGGCTTCACAGACTTGAAGACCACAATGCTGCAGTGAAGGCACTTGCTTGGTGCCCTTTTCAGAGCAACTTGTTAGCTTCGGGTGGTGGGGGAGGAGATGGGTGTATAAAACTATGGAATACACAAACTGGGGCTCGATTGAACTCGCATAACACTGGTTCACAAGTGTGTGGTTTAGTTTGGAATAAGAACCAACGTGAGCTGTTGAGTTGTCATGGGTATAGTGAGAATAATTTGAGTTTGTGGAAGTATCCTTCGATGGTGAAGGTTGCTGAATTATATGGGCATACTTCAAGAGTTCTTTTCATGACTCAA AGCCCGGATGGAAATACAGTGGCGACTGCAGCTGGAGATGAAACATTGAGAATTTGGAAGGCATTTGGGACACCTTCTTCTTCTGATGCTGAAGTTGCAAAGAAATCAAAGACTAACAATGAGCCTTTTGCAAGATGGAACCGAATTCGATGA
- the LOC124936360 gene encoding uncharacterized protein PF3D7_1120000-like: MTNTKQQQVSEQQQHLRVKNSEILGSPLPEEMEEEMTRSTLSAFRAREEEIERRKREVREKVEAQLGRAEEETKRLAEIREEVEALTDPMRKDLSIIRKKIDIVNRDIKPLALNCQKKEKEYKEALDAFGERSKERSQLIAKLVELVTESEKMRMKKLDELNKNIESLH, translated from the exons ATGACGAACACAAAGCAGCAGCAAGTATCTGAGCAGCAGCAACATTTGAGGGTGAAGAACTCGGAAATACTCGGAAGTCCGTTGCCGGAGGAAATGGAGGAGGAAATGACGAGATCTACTCTGTCGGCATTTCGCGCTAGAGAAGAGGAGATCGAGAGGAGGAAAAGAGAAGTTAGGGAGAAAGTTGAAGCGCAATTAGGTCGTGCGGAAGAAGAAACGAAACGATTGGCGGAAATTCGAGAA GAAGTTGAAGCATTGACAGATCCAATGAGGAAAGATCTCTCCATCATACGGAAGAAGATTGATATTGTCAATCGCGATATTAAACCGCTCGCTCTCAATTGCCAGAAGAAG GAAAAAGAATACAAAGAAGCCCTAGATGCTTTTGGGGAGAGGAGCAAAGAAAGATCTCAACTAATTGCAAAACTTGTGGAG CTGGTGACTGAAAGTGAGAAAATGAGGATGAAGAAGCTGGATGAATTGAACAAGAACATAGAGTCTCTACACTGA